In the genome of Aminivibrio sp., the window GGCCTTCCCCGAGGACCATCCCCTTTCCCTAGGTATGGCGGGCATGCACGGTACGCCCTGGGCCAACCTTGCCCTTTCGGAGACGGACGTCCTCTTCGCGGTGGGAACCCGGTTCAGCGACCGCACCACCGGCAGGCTCGACTGCTTCGCCAAAGACGCCGCCGTCATCCACGGCGACATCGACGAGGCGGAATTCGACAAGCTCGTCCCGTGCCGGGTGCACCTCCTCGGCGATGCGAAGGCCATCCTCGGCACGGTCACGGAAGAGCTCGGGGAATGCAGCCGGGACGAATGGGCGGCCACGGTGGAACGGTGGAAGGAAAAGTACCCCCTCTCCGACCCTGGTTCCGCGGACTTCCTTCCCTCATCGGTTCTGGAAGCCGTTCGCAGGACGGCGAAGGGTCGGTGGCCCGTGGTGGCCGACGTGGGGCAGAACCAGATGTGGACCGCCCTGTTCTATAAAACGAACGAGCCCGGAACCTTCCTCACCTCCGGGGGTCTCGGCACCATGGGGTACGCCCTCCCGGCGGCCATAGGCGCCTCCCTGGCCAGGAACCGCACCCCCGTGCTCTGCTTCGCCGGAGACGGCGGTTTCCTGATGAACTGCCAGGAGCTCGAAACCTGCGCCAGGTACGGCATCCCCGTGAAGATCTTCGTCCTGAACAACGGGGCCCTCGGCATGGTCCGCCAGTGGCAGGAACTCTTCTGGAACGAGCGGTACTCCGGCACCACGCCTCTCTCTCCCTGCCGGTTCGCCGCCTTGGCGGAAGCCCTGGGTGTGCCGGGACACACCTGCACCGCCCTGGACGAACTGAAAGAACTGCTTCCGGACATGCTCGCCGCACCAGGACCGGCCCTGGTGGACTGCCGCATCCCCACGGAGGAGCTCATCCTCCCCATGGTCCCCGCAGGGGCGGCCCTGAAAGATTTCCTGTACAAGGTAAAGGTGTAGGAAAAGACGTTCGGGAAGAAGGGAAAAACGCCGCACGGACCGGGCCGTGGGCC includes:
- the ilvB gene encoding biosynthetic-type acetolactate synthase large subunit: MKMTGARMVVEALAIEGVKCVYGIPGGAVIPLYDALYDAPFAHILMRHEQAAAHAADGYARASGKPGVCICTSGPGFTNIITGLATAFMDSVPLVAISGQVATHLIGTDAFQESDTFGSSMPAVKHSFLVRSVDELPAALKGAFEIAVSGRPGPVLVDLPVDIQRAEGEFVYPEHPLFGEDRLKMQTDLSRADEAADLLRNAERPVILAGGGILSSGASASLLRLAEKCGIPVATTLMGKGAFPEDHPLSLGMAGMHGTPWANLALSETDVLFAVGTRFSDRTTGRLDCFAKDAAVIHGDIDEAEFDKLVPCRVHLLGDAKAILGTVTEELGECSRDEWAATVERWKEKYPLSDPGSADFLPSSVLEAVRRTAKGRWPVVADVGQNQMWTALFYKTNEPGTFLTSGGLGTMGYALPAAIGASLARNRTPVLCFAGDGGFLMNCQELETCARYGIPVKIFVLNNGALGMVRQWQELFWNERYSGTTPLSPCRFAALAEALGVPGHTCTALDELKELLPDMLAAPGPALVDCRIPTEELILPMVPAGAALKDFLYKVKV